In the Marinobacter sp. Arc7-DN-1 genome, ACTGGTGATGAACCAGGACCGGATCAGCCACCTCCAGGCTGCTGCCCTGGCCGCCGATGGGGTCACCCCAACCGGCGTGAACGTGACCCTCAGGGCCCGGCACTTCGTGGTCGCGGCGAGTGCCATCGGCTCGCCAGGTCTCTTGTTGAGGTCCTATATCCCGGATCCCCACCAGCGCATTGGCAAAGGTTCCTTCATCCACCCCGTTAACGCCACCGTCGCCCAGATGCCCCAGCAGGTGGACCCGTTCTACGGCGCGCCCCAATCCGTCTACTCGGACGAATTCAACTTCCGCAACGGCTTTGGCGAACACCACCACGTAAGAAATCTCAGCATCCACGACGCCTCGATCTTCCCCACCGGCACAGTAGATCAGCCTTAAGTCCGACAGGCTGCTGGCATTGCTGGCCAATGAGCGCCTAGTTTCCATCGGGGATGCCAGCACGGAGATCGACAGGTCGGCAGGAAGGGCTTATCCGGGAATGTGAGAAGCCAGGGATGGCTTCGCTCAAGCGCACATGGATGTGCTTGTAGCGTTTCCCGGATAAGCCCTTCCTGCCGGCCATACCCGCATAACCAACACGCACCTCCCAAAGCCCTGGAAGCCACCTACAGATGGCGAAAAATTCTGCTATCCTAGGCCCTTGCAAAGAAAGGAGCTGTGCATGCCTAAAGTCGTCTACCCGGGCACCTTCGACCCAATCACCAACGGCCACACCGACCTGATCGAACGGGCCGGCCGCATGTTTGACGAAATCGTCGTTGCCGTCGCCTACAACCCCAAGAAACAGCCGCTTCTGAACCTCGAAGAGCGCTGTGAACTGGTCCGCCGGGCAACCGCGCATCTCCCCAATGTCAGCGTCACCGGCTTCAGCAACCTGCTGGCGGACTTTGTCCGTGAGCAGGGCGCCACCGTGATCCTGCGCGGCCTGCGCGCCGTCTCCGATTTCGAGTATGAATTCCAGTTGGCAGACATGAACCGCCGGCTTGCCCCGGAGGTGGAAAGCGTATTCCTGACACCCGCGAACCACCTGTCCTACATCTCCTCCACCCTGATCCGGGAAATCGCATCCCTGGGCGGCGATGTGTCTGAATTCGTCGATCCAGTGGTAGAGGCTGCCCTGAAACAGAAGTTTGAACGGGCCTGAGGGAACAAAAAAGCCCCGACAACGGGGCTTTTTTGTTCCTGACCCACGATTCAGAGCAGCGGTGGTAATGGAATTTCCACGCCGTTCACATCAACCATCAGATCCTTAACCTGCGCATCCAGCACCAGCCTGTCGCCCTCCTGAACCAGTATACCCTGCTTGATCAGGGGCGCCAGCTGCAGCCGCAGCTCCGGATACGTCTCTGCCAGGGCCAGGGGCAGGCTCAGATTCATGTCGCCGGTCAGGCGCTGCATCACCATCAGCATCTCGGTTTTCTGATCCGCCGTCAGCTCCGGATGGGAAATCCGGGCGCTTCCCGTTACCGCGCCTTCCGGCGTTGTTATATACAACTCCGGAAAACCCACGGAAAAGCCGGCCGCGGCCAAATCCCGTACGGCGGCATTCATCTGCTCCATGGCGGCCATCTGCTGGTCAAACCGGTCCTGATCGCCCGAAGCCTGAGTAACAGCCAGTGCCTGCATCGCCGACAGACTTTCTGTCAGGGCACTCCAGGCTGCCACATCCAGCCCCTCCAAGGCGAATACCAGCCGTTGGGGGCCATAAGCTTCCTCGGAAAGCGCAATATCGGCAACCTCGAAGGCCACACGCGAATCCAGTCGCCCACCATTGTTGACCGACTCACTGCTGCTCTGAACAGAGATGCCGTTCAGAGCAACCGGCTGCTCCTGATCGGGCGTGACAGACACCGATTCGACCACAACCTCTCCGGAGCCAGTCCAGATCTCACCGGAAAGGTGATTCATGGTTTGCTCCATCCGGAAGTCGCTGACACGGACATCCATCTCCGGGCCAGACAACCTCAGCGCGGGCCAGACCACCAGTGCCTCTGCACTGGAGCCCGCGTCACTGATTTCGATCCTCGCCAGCCCGCCGCTGGTGTCAAGGGACTCGCCTGTCCCGGCGTCAGTAACAGACATACCCGGCACTTCGAGCTCAAGGGTCGCGGTACCCCAGAGCCGAGTCTCCAGGGTCAGCCTGGGGTCTTCCACGGGAAACCAGTCCATACCCGGTGCGGACCAACCGTCGGCCGGCTCAAAGTTCATCAGGCTGCCTGTCACCCCATGGGTAACATCCGCCCGGAAAGCCACCCGATTGGACTCACCGGTTTCAGGATTCAACAGGCTGACTGAGCCGCTCAGCTCTGAACCGAGAATGCCCCGGCGATAATCTTCTGTCTCTAACTTCAGGAACGGCTGAGTACTGTTGACCTCTGCCGTTGCCCGCTGCCACTGCTGTTCGGTGACATAACCCACCACCCACGGCAGGCCACCGGCCACAACCAGCACTCCGGCGCCGGCAATCATCCATTTGGCATTCAAAATGCGCTCTCCGTCCGGGACATCAGTTTTTTCCAGTCAACCGTTCCAGCAACACCAGCTGGGACGCCAGGCGCTCCTCACCTTCGGCGGGCTGGTTCTGGATGTAACTGCCGTCCGATTGCAACACCCAGGACTGGCAGTTATCCGCCAGATAGGTATCCAGGTCTTCGCGAACACGGGCCGCCAGGGCCGGGTCGTCCAGGGGAAACGCGGTTTCCACGCGGCTCAGCAGGTTACGCTCCATACCATCCGCGCTTGAGCAGTAAACATCGGGCCGGCCGTTGTTACCGAAGTAATAGACCCGGGTGTGTTCGAGGAAGCGACCAATGATGGATCTTACCCGAATGTTATCGGAAAGGCCCGGTACCTCGGGGCGCAGACAACAGATGCCGCGGATGATCAGATCAATTTTCACGCCCGCCTGGGACGCCCGGTACAGGGCCTTGATCATCTGGATCTCGGTCAGGGCATTGAACTTGATGATAATCCGGCCCTTCTCGCCATAGCCGGCTTCCCGCTCGATCAGGCTGAGCAAACGCGAGTGCAGGGTAAACGGGGAATGAAACAGTTTCTTGATCTTCAGGGCCTTGCCCATGCCTGTCAGTTGCTGAAACAGCTTATTGACGTCATCGCTGATGGATTCGTCACAGGTCATGAAACTGTAATCGGTGTACAGGCGGGCGTTGCCAGCGTGATAGTTACCCGTGCCCAGGTGCACATAGCGCCGCAGCCGGCCTTCCTCCCGGCGTACGATCAGGATCATCTTGGCGTGGGTCTTGTAGCCGACAACGCCATAAACCACGATCACCCCGGCTTCCTGAAGCCGGCTCGCCAGTTCCAGATTTTCTGCCTCACTGAAACGGGCCCGCAACTCAATAACGGCGGTCACTTCCTTGCCGCGCCGGGCGGCATCGGCCAGCGCTTCGACAATTTCGGAATCCGCCCCGGTCCGGTAGAGAGTCTGGCGAATGGCCAGTACCTGGGGATCCTTGGCCGCCTGGCGCAGCAAATCCACCACCGGGCTGAAATTTTCATAGGGATGCAGAAGCAGTATCGGCTGCTTGCGGATGGCGTCAAACATCGAGTCCTTGCTTCGGATCTGCCTGGGAATCGATGGCGAGAAGCCGGAATAGGTCAGGTCCGGCCGATCCACCAGACCACCCACGGCCATCAGCCGAGTCAGGTTCACCGGGCCATGGACCTGGTACAGATCCCGTTCGGTGAGGCCAAACTCGGTCAGCAGGAACTGCACAAGTTCCTGCGGGCAGTTATCCGCCACCTCCAGGCGCACGCCATCACCAAAACGCCGGCTGAGCAGCTCCCCTCGCAGGGCCGAAGCCAGGTCTTCCAGGTCGTCCTCAAGCTCAAGGTCGGCGTTACGGGTGAGCCGGAACTGGTAGCAGCCTTTCACTTCCATGCCAGGGAACAGCTCGTCGGTATGGGCGTGGATCATGGAGGACAGGAACACCAGGTTTTCTCCGCCGTCGCATACATCATCCGGCAGTCGCACCAGGCGCGGCAGCGACCGGGGGGCCGGGACAATCGCCATACCGGTTTCACGGCCAAAAGCATCCTTGCCGTCCAGTTCCACGATAAAGTTCAGGCTCTTGTTGACCAGGCGCGGAAAGGGGTGCGAGGGGTCCAGCCCGATGGGGCTGACAACCGGCAGAATTTCCTCCTCAAAATAGTTACGAACCCATTCGGCCTGCTGCGGGGTCCACTCCCGGCGACGCACGAAATGGATGTTCTGCTGCTCCATTTCAGGAATGAGTACGTTATTGAGAATGTCATACTGTTCATGGATATAGTCATGGGCAACGCGGCTGATTTCCGCCAGTGCCTGGTCCGGCATCATGCCATCGGCGCCAATGGTCTCGCGGCCATACTTCATCTGCTGACGCAGGCCCGCGACACGAATCTCGAAAAATTCATCCATGTTGCTGCTGAAAATACAGCAGAAAATCAGACGATTGATCAGCGGGTGGGTAGTATCCAGAGCCTGTTTGAGCACCCGGTAGTTAAACTGGAGCTGGCTCAGCTCCCGGTTGAAGTAGTTTTCACTGGCGTCCAGGTTGACCTCTTCGCCCACCGGGGGAACTTCCACCGGCGCAGGCACACTCAGCTCACCACCCTTTGTCTGATTCTTGACCGTTTCCGCTGTCATGTTTCCTCGGTTTCAGTGTTGCTCACCGCCGCTGTGTTGCACGCCGGCGATTGGTTTGTATCGATTGTCAGCGTTGCCGGTCCCGCATCAGGCGGGCGGCACGCACGGCAAAATAGGTCAGGATCCCGTCGGCGC is a window encoding:
- the ppk1 gene encoding polyphosphate kinase 1, coding for MTAETVKNQTKGGELSVPAPVEVPPVGEEVNLDASENYFNRELSQLQFNYRVLKQALDTTHPLINRLIFCCIFSSNMDEFFEIRVAGLRQQMKYGRETIGADGMMPDQALAEISRVAHDYIHEQYDILNNVLIPEMEQQNIHFVRRREWTPQQAEWVRNYFEEEILPVVSPIGLDPSHPFPRLVNKSLNFIVELDGKDAFGRETGMAIVPAPRSLPRLVRLPDDVCDGGENLVFLSSMIHAHTDELFPGMEVKGCYQFRLTRNADLELEDDLEDLASALRGELLSRRFGDGVRLEVADNCPQELVQFLLTEFGLTERDLYQVHGPVNLTRLMAVGGLVDRPDLTYSGFSPSIPRQIRSKDSMFDAIRKQPILLLHPYENFSPVVDLLRQAAKDPQVLAIRQTLYRTGADSEIVEALADAARRGKEVTAVIELRARFSEAENLELASRLQEAGVIVVYGVVGYKTHAKMILIVRREEGRLRRYVHLGTGNYHAGNARLYTDYSFMTCDESISDDVNKLFQQLTGMGKALKIKKLFHSPFTLHSRLLSLIEREAGYGEKGRIIIKFNALTEIQMIKALYRASQAGVKIDLIIRGICCLRPEVPGLSDNIRVRSIIGRFLEHTRVYYFGNNGRPDVYCSSADGMERNLLSRVETAFPLDDPALAARVREDLDTYLADNCQSWVLQSDGSYIQNQPAEGEERLASQLVLLERLTGKN
- a CDS encoding DUF945 family protein gives rise to the protein MNAKWMIAGAGVLVVAGGLPWVVGYVTEQQWQRATAEVNSTQPFLKLETEDYRRGILGSELSGSVSLLNPETGESNRVAFRADVTHGVTGSLMNFEPADGWSAPGMDWFPVEDPRLTLETRLWGTATLELEVPGMSVTDAGTGESLDTSGGLARIEISDAGSSAEALVVWPALRLSGPEMDVRVSDFRMEQTMNHLSGEIWTGSGEVVVESVSVTPDQEQPVALNGISVQSSSESVNNGGRLDSRVAFEVADIALSEEAYGPQRLVFALEGLDVAAWSALTESLSAMQALAVTQASGDQDRFDQQMAAMEQMNAAVRDLAAAGFSVGFPELYITTPEGAVTGSARISHPELTADQKTEMLMVMQRLTGDMNLSLPLALAETYPELRLQLAPLIKQGILVQEGDRLVLDAQVKDLMVDVNGVEIPLPPLL
- the coaD gene encoding pantetheine-phosphate adenylyltransferase — translated: MPKVVYPGTFDPITNGHTDLIERAGRMFDEIVVAVAYNPKKQPLLNLEERCELVRRATAHLPNVSVTGFSNLLADFVREQGATVILRGLRAVSDFEYEFQLADMNRRLAPEVESVFLTPANHLSYISSTLIREIASLGGDVSEFVDPVVEAALKQKFERA
- a CDS encoding GMC family oxidoreductase N-terminal domain-containing protein gives rise to the protein MSAVGTLDNNARLFHSLRADKLVMNQDRISHLQAAALAADGVTPTGVNVTLRARHFVVAASAIGSPGLLLRSYIPDPHQRIGKGSFIHPVNATVAQMPQQVDPFYGAPQSVYSDEFNFRNGFGEHHHVRNLSIHDASIFPTGTVDQP